The following are encoded together in the Montipora foliosa isolate CH-2021 chromosome 12, ASM3666993v2, whole genome shotgun sequence genome:
- the LOC137979877 gene encoding uncharacterized protein has translation MLDRAFCLSSNWSYFSDECNRLKTVFSRLSYPDRLINSTISRFIAVKASDQPVLELPAVHNELKPVPVVLPFKDQSSAVIVRAQLKDLSQKIQVTVQPMFVNHKIKQHLKPREVKPPIVNQQSLVYQFKCDLCDAGYVGYTRLHLHQRVDEHKNASFSIGKHFRVEHSYVPNDLTRNFTILKKCKSKFDCLIYEMWAFNELRPSLNVQSDSIRAKVS, from the exons ATGCTTGATCGTGCCTTCTGCCTCTCATCCAACTGGTCATACTTTTCCGATGAATGTAATCGGCTCAAAACGGTGTTTTCTCGTCTTAGTTATCCAGACAGGTTAATTAATTCCACCATCTCGCGCTTTATCGCAGTCAAAGCTTCTGATCAACCTGTTCTCGAGTTACCAGCTGTTCACAACGAATTAAAACCGGTTCCCGTTGTTCTGCCATTTAAGGACCAGTCTTCAGCCGTTATTGTGAGAGCACAACTTAAAGATCTGAGCCAGAAAATTCAAGTGACCGTCCAGCCCATGTTTGTTAACCACAAGATTAAACAGCATCTGAAACCGCGCGAAGTCAAGCCTCCCATTGTCAACcaacaatcccttgtttatcaatttaaatgtgacctgtgtgatgcaggttatgttggtTACACACGGCTGCATTTGCATCAACGCGTTGACGAGCACAAGAATGCGTCTTTCTCCATTGGAAAGCATTTCCGTGTGGAACATTCCTATGTGCCCAATGACCTTACGAGgaattttaccatcttaaaaaagtgcaagagcaagtttgactgtctcatttatgaaat gtgggcctttaatgaactgagaccaagcctcaatgtacagtcagactcaattcgtgcgAAAGTGTCTTAA